The genomic window CAGATCGACGCCGCTTTCGAGGGCCGCGATCTGGTCGCCCAGGTTCGCCTTGAAGGGGATGCAGATCTGCTCGGGCGAGTGACGGACACCCGCGGCGAGGCTCTGCATCGTCGGCTTCGGCGGCTGTTGCAGCTCGATGCCGAGGTGGCGCACCCAGGCGCCGAGGTTGACGTCGATGTGCCCCATGTGCGCGAAGGCGGCCTTCATGAGGACACCCGCGCGGCGAGCATGTCGCAGAAGGACTCCAGGCGCGTCTGGAGTCCGGCCTCGCCCGTCAGTTCGTCCACGGTCAGGTAGAGGATGGGCTTCCGGCGGCCTTGGCGCAGCTCGCGCTCGATCAACTCGCTGACCACCGCGAAGGTGCCGCAGGCGAAGCTGGTCAGGAAGACGATGCCGTCGACGTCCTTGCGGCCGAGGAAGTGGCCGACCGCGCCCAGGAGCTGCCGCTCATAGGACCAGGAGACCTCGCCGATGCCGGCCAGCTCCGCCTCGATCGCGGCCGCCGGCACCTGCGTGCACAGCTCGACACGCGCGCCGAGGCCCGCGAGGCGACGGCTGAGCCCCACCGACAGAAAGTCGTCGAAGACCAGGTACTCGTGCGCGACGAGGCCGATCGCCGGCCCGCCGGCCGCGGCAGGCGCGGCGGCGCCCGGCCCGCGCCGCCCGCCGCGCAGGCCGGCCGCGGCGTGGAAGTCCTCGCCGGCAGCGACGGCGGCGGCGAAGGCGGACTGCTGCGCCTCGGCGACCGCGAAGGCCGCGCGCGCCGTGCGGCGGCCGAAGCCGAGGCGCGCGCCCAGCTCGAGGAAGGTGCTCTCCAGGGACCGCTCGCGCAGGTGGTGGTCGACGTCCAGGATGAGCGGCGGCTCGCCGAGCAGGGCGCGGGTCATGTCGGGCAGGCCGATGAACTTGGGGCAGCTGAAGCGCGC from bacterium includes these protein-coding regions:
- a CDS encoding CoA protein activase, which codes for MKAAFAHMGHIDVNLGAWVRHLGIELQQPPKPTMQSLAAGVRHSPEQICIPFKANLGDQIAALESGVDL